Genomic window (Capricornis sumatraensis isolate serow.1 chromosome 1, serow.2, whole genome shotgun sequence):
TTTCCAGGATGCAAACCTGACCTTCAGGGGCTTTCTGTGGGTCAAGGGTAAAGACCTGCCATGGGCTTGGGGGCCCCATATCTGGTTCCCTTGAATATCTCAGCCCAGGACCCCCTGTGCCTTTGCCCTTCAGTCCTGCTGGCCCCACTTCCTGGGCTCTCTTGCTCCATCCTGCACATGCTGCTCTCTCCCATGCTCTCATCCCGTCCACCCCTCCTTGCCTAATCAAGGCCTCTCCTCCCACAGGTCTCTGCTTCCTTGGGGAAGCACGCTGGGCTCCCCAAGAAGTCAGGTGCTCCTGGGAGctcccccagctctcctccccCATCTTTTAGCACAGGTCAGCTGCACAGTCACTGCTGAGTGACTGCCTGGTCACCATCTGTCTTCTCTGCAGACTCAAAGCTCCACAGGTGCAgggctgtgtcttttttgttctCCATTGTATCcccaggagatcagtggagaaataactccagaaagaaagaagagatggagccaaagcaaagacaatactcagttgtggatatgactggtgatggaagtagggtgcgatgctgtaaagagcaatattgcataggaacctggaatattaagcccatgaatcaaggcaaattggaagtagtcaagcaggagatggcaagagtgaacattttagtaaacattttgggaatcagtgaactaaaatggactggaatgggtgaatttaacttagatgaccattatatctactactgtgggcaagaatctcttagaagaaatggaatagccatcatggtcaagaaaagagtctgaaatgcagtacttggatgcaatctcaaaaatgatagaatgacatttgttcgtttccaaggtataCCATTCAGTGTcagagtaattcaagtctatcctccgaccagcaatgctgaagaagcagaacagttctgtgaagacctacaagaccttctagaactaacacccccaaaagatgtccttttcattataggggactggaatgcaaaagtaggaagtcaagaaatacctggagtaacaggcaaatttggccttggagaacagaatgaagcagggcaaaggcgaatagagttttaccaagagaaggcactggtcgtagaaacaccctcttccaacaacacaagagaagactctacacatggacatcaccagatggtcaacactgaaacaagattgattatattccttgcagccaaagatggagaatctctatacagtcaacaaaaacaagaccaggagctgactgtggctcagatcatgaactccttattgccaagttcagacttaaattgaaaaaagtagggaaaaccactagaccattcaggtatgacccaaatcaaatcccttacagtggaagtgacattagattcaagggattcgatctgatagagtgcctgaagaactatggatggaggttcatgacattgtataggaggcagtgatcaaggctgtctccaagaaaaagaaatgcaaaaagccaaaatggttgtctgaggaggccttacaaataactgtgaaaagaagagaaatgaaatgcaaaggagaaaaggaaagatatacccatttgaatgcagagttccaaggaatagcaagaggagataagaatgccttcctcagttatcgatgcaaagaaataaaggaaaacaataaaatgggaaagactagagatctcttcaagaaaattagagataccaagggaacatttcaagcaaagatgtgcacaataaaggacataaatggtatagacctaacagaacatatgaagaggtggcaagaatacacagaagaaatacacaaaagagatcttcactacccagataaccacgatggtgtgatcagtcacctagagccagacatcctagagtgcagCGTCAAGTaaccctaggaagcatcactacgaacaaagctagtggaggtgatggaattccagttgagctatttcaaatcctgaaagatgatgctgtgaaagtgctgcactcaatatgccagcaaatttggaaaactcagcagtggccacaggactggaaaaggccaattttcattccaatcccaaagaaaggcaatgccaaagaatgctcaaactaccgcccaattgcactcatctcacacgctagcaaagtaatgctcaaaattctccaagcgaggcttcaacaggacatgaaccgtgaacttccagatgttcaagctggttttagaaaaggcagaggaaccagagatcaaattgccaacatctgctgggtcataaaaaaagcaagagagttccagaaaaaacatctacttctggtttattgaatacgccaaagcctttgactgtgtggatcacaacaaactgtggaaaattcttaaagacatgggaataccagaccatctaacctgtctcctgagaaatctgtatgcaggccaagaagcaacagttagaactggacatggaacaaaagactggttccaaatcaggaaaaggaggatgtcaacgctgtatattgtcaccctgcttatttaacttatatgcagagcacatcatgagaaatgctggactggatgaagcagaagctggaatcaagattgctgggagaaatatcaataacctcagataagcagatgataccacccttatgacagaaagagaagaagaactataagcctcttgatgaaagttaaagaggagagtgaaaaagctggcttaaaactcaacattcagaaaacgaagatcatggcatctggtcccatcacttcatggcaaatagatggggaaacagtagaaacagtgtcagactttattttgggggctccaaaatcactgcagatggtgactgcagccatgaaattaaaagatgcttactccttggaaggaaagttatgaccaacctagacagcttattaaaatgcagagacattactttgccaactaaggtccatctagtccaagctatggtttttccagtggtcatgtatggatgtgagaattggactataaagaaagctgagtgcttaagaattgaagcttttgaactgtggtgttggagaagactcttgagaatcacttgcactgcaaggagatcgaacaagtccatcctaaaggaaatcagtccttaatattggaaggactgatgctgaagttgaaactccaatactttggccccctgatgcgaagaactgactcatttgaaaagaccctgatgctgggaaagattgaaggtgggaggaggaggagacgagagaggatgagatggttggatggcatcaccgactcaatggacgtgagtttaagcaagctccagtagttgctgatggacagggaggcctggtgtgctgcatcccatggggttgcaaagagtcagacacaatgaagagactgaactgaacggaactgaactgtaTTCCCAGGGCCTCACAATGTGCCTGGGACACGCGGTCATTACCATCAGCTGTTTAATTACTTTACTGACTTGCAGTGAATTATGGATTGACTGAGTAAAcccaggggggcttccctggtggctcagttcagttcagctagaTCAGTCGCTCAagcggtgaagaacccgcctgctagtgcaagatatgtgggtttgatccctgggttgggaagatcccctggagaagaaaatggcaacctgctccagtattcttggctgggaaatcccatggacagaggagcctggtgggctacagtccatgagggcacACAGAGTTGATcatacttagcaactaaacaacaacattgagTGAATGCAAAGCTGTCTGAATTCCAGCTGGGGCTTTGGCGGGGACACCGTCTCTTGCAATTAGACACAGCACAGCATAGATGCAGGGAGGAGTGGGGCGGGCACGCCACCCCAGAGGTGGGCCTCCTGCCTCCTTCAAGGAGGACCTTCTCCTTGGTCTGCAGAGCCTCCGCGGGGGTTGGGAGCTCTGTGGGATGGCCTCCGAGGTCCTCCTTCGGGAAAGCCCAGCTCTGAGGGGCTGGatgctcccctcctccccccacagtCTGGTTCCATGtgtcctttttccttcctcccagaGTACAAGACGGTGGACACTTTGTTGCAGCAGATGTTTGAGTCTGAAATAGCTCCAGAGGGTAAAGACCCTTCCTTGGAGGAGATTCTGAACTTCTCACCCAAGAAAATCAATTTTGGTAACAGTGCCTGATCCCGAGCCTGGGAATCGTCCACGACTGGAAACCAAGATAAGCTATCGTTATTGTTCGCGTTTCCTACCTAGAGGTTACTTTCTCAGCCCGGGCTCCCATCTGTGTTTTGATAAGATTGTGGATCGCCCTGCCCGTCCTGAGTTGTTGGCTCTGTGTGGTCCCACTGGGGTCATGCTTAGAGCTGACCACAGAAGCAAGGAGAGGAATATCTGTAAGCAGTTTGTGGAGGGCATTGCTCATACATGTAAGTACTTTTGATGGATATGGAAaaggctttctttatttttatatggtaCTTTGCTAAATGAATACTGTGCTGTGGTGTTACTGAATGAATTTAAAGCACCGAAATACGCTAAAGGAACACGCCCTAGCATGGTAGCTTTTGGATGCGGTGTTTATTTGAAATGAGGAACAATATGAATGTGAAGATCAAATTCTGTCACAATTGCTTCTTTTTCAAGGGAGGCTCTCAAAGTTTCTTGAATTAAATTGCAATGATAGCAAGATTTCGAGTCAGTTGCTCCCTAAGGCCATTTTCCCCAGTTTCAAATCTCTCAATACAGCAACCTACTCCTTCTGGGAAATtaaaggatttattttatttaaagggcttccctggtggctcggatggtaaagaatccgcctgccaagtaggagacctgagttcgatccctgggtcgggaagatcccctggaggaggaaatggcaacccactccagtattcttgcctggagaatcccgtggacagaggagcctggcgggctgcagatggagtcggaaagagtcagacgtgactgaacgactaacgtttttcattttatttaaaacatttttaattatggtaaaatagacaacatgaaatttaccaccataaccatttctaagtgtacagttcagtaattttaagtatattcataTCATTGTACGGCAGACCTGCAGAACTTCTCATCACCCGGAAGGCAGCTCTGCACTGTGAGGCAGTAACTTCCTCGCCCCTCTCCCCGAGCTCCCACTGGCcaccattctgttttctgtctctgaacCTACTGCTGATCACAGCTGCGTCCTGAGTAAGTCAGCCCTTTCCAGAGGCGTCAGGGCAGGACTCTTGGTTTTTCTGTCACTAGCCCTGTCCTGAGAAAGGGGATTGGCCGACGAGCAGTACAGCTTCCTGACCTGAGGCCTCTGAATGCAGTGAGGGCTCGGTCACGTGTCACATGTCAGGGTGGCAGCTGAGCCTGGCCTGGGAGGGACATTTCCTTGTTCTGAGGGTGACGTGGTGCAAAGTGAAGGCTTCAGGACCAGGACTCTCAGGCCAGACTGGTTTCCTGCCTGGCTCCCCACTGACCATGCCACCTAAACTCTCTGGGCCCCGCATCCTCACCTGCAAGTCTGGGGCAGATGGCACCTGCCTCCCAGACTGTGTGCACTGTGTGGATGGTGGTTGGAATGCTGACTGTGTGCTCCAGATGGCGTTTAACCTCCTGGGTTAAAACCTAGAAAGCTGGTGTTCGGCGTTGGTACTTGGAATTCCATTACCACCATGATTCCCAGGAGATGAGGGCCTCGCTGACCCATCTGTTGGGATTTGTGGAGTCCTGCCATCCATCCAGACCTCtcttatttctttgtatatttaacATTTATCATTCTGTAAAGGATTAAGCTAAATGTGCTTAGTggcaacttaattttttaaatttgaaaatatgctggccatttcttcttttaattatttcGAAACGATGCAGTCATTGTAAAACATTCAATACAGAACTATAGCAAAAAGGAAAAGTTGCTCTTTTCTGTGTTATAaaggttttattttgtgttggggtatagccggttaacaatgttgtgatagtttcaggggaacagtgaagggactcagccgtacatttacatggatccattctctcccaaactcctctcccatccaggctgcacataacgttgagcagagttccctgtgctgtccagcaagtccttgctggttatccattttattttttattttttattttatttatttttttttttgtgagtgAGTTTTTATTGGGAAGGGAAGTTGTCAACTTAAACAGCAGCAAATGAAGAGTGAAGAAGGAAACTCCCTGTTGTCACAGATACACAAGACCTCCATCACATATGATACAGGAGGCATTTAAATCTGTGATCCCCCAGCCCCAAAATGTAGAATGCTCTTCCATTCAATCTAATACTTCTGGATTCCTActaaaaaggaatacattaagAGGATGGAAAAGTTGCTTACTGAAAGGAAATCTCTGAAGAAGAGTAAGGGAGGGAATGTGGAAATTAAGAAGTTATGTAGAACACTCTTTAAATTGTAATTAGCTACATTTTCATATCTTCACAGTAATACAAAACACAGTCACTTGCAGAACTGGTTCAGATTACTTAAATACCAGATACATTTTTAGTCTTCTACGTTAAGTGTTTGGAAGTTACTTATGTTTGTATGAAATGAAGCTATTAATACTTTTCTACAGCAGTAACTGCACACCAGGAAGGCTAAGACAAACACAAATCAAGGAATGGAGTTTTCCCAAAGCTGCAGTGTGAAAAGACTATAAACAGTTGATTCCATACACATGAATGGGTTTCTTTGCTATAGGAAATCCAAATGGAGTAAGGAATGGAGATGAGTAAAAAGGTTTCAAGGGGAAGAAAGGTGACACCCTGTATGCACTCAGTTTTCTGCCCCTTCTGCCGCATCACATTCTTCTCCTGCACTGTCTGATGTCCATAATGTGAGGTTGTCTCTCAGCAGCTGCATGATGAGGGTGCTGTCTTTGTACGAGTCTTCATTCAGTGTGTCGAGTTCTGCAATAGCCTCATCAAAAGCCGTTTTAGCCAGTGTGCAGGCCAGTTCCGGGTTATTGAGGATCTCATAGTAGAACACAGAAAAGTTAAGAGCCAGCCCCAGCCGGATGGGGTGTGTGGGTTGCATCTCTTTCTTGCTTATATCGAAAGCCTCTTGGTAAGCTCCTTGGGAATTATCTATCGTTTGTTTCCGATCATCTCCACAAGCAACTTCAGCAAGGTACCGGAAGTAATCTCCCTTCATTTTCAGATAGAAGACCTTACTCTCTGGATTAGTTGCATTGGCTATTAAATACTTATCCAACAATTCCAAGACCGTGGTGCAGATGGACCTCAGCTCGGACTCCACTTTCTCCCGGTAGTCCTTGATCAGCTGCAACTTCTTGTCCGAGGTGTCGGTCTTCTGCTCGATGCTGGAGATGACCCTCCAGGCGGACCGGCGGCCCCCGACCACGTTCTTGTAGGCCACCGACAGCAGGTTGCGCTCCTCGTTGGACAGCTCGGCGCCCTGCTCCGTCACGGCCTTCATGCAGGTGGCCATGTCGTCGTAGCGCTCGGCCTGCTCGGCCAGCTTGGCCTTCTGAATCAGCTCCGTCTTCTCCATGGGGGCCGGGGGAGCGGACAGCGAGGTCTAGCGCGGACCCGGGGggctggcagggggtgggggggcgcggCGAGGAGGCCTTCACATCTCCGCGGCCGAGGCGCAAGTccctggttatccattttaaatacagcagtgtaccCATGTCCAACCCCAaccccctaactatcccttcccccatccttccccctcagCCCCTCTCTTTCATTCTTCCACTCACAATCTGACCCCCGCCTTTCCAGGGGTAACTGCCAAATGTGTGCTTATCTTTCTGGAAGTAAATCTACGCATTTACAGTCATGGATATCATGTGTATTaatatatcatttcattttttaaagtttatatttatttacttaggctgtgcctggtctcagttgcagcacacaggatctcagttccttgaccagggttgaacctgggcccctgcattgggggcgAGAAGTCTtagctactagaccaccagggaagcccctgtatcaCTGCATCTTTTATCCTAAATGGGGATGACATTTATCATGCTCAAGATCTTGCTTTTTCTCACTTACTAGTAATTGTTTCCTGTGGAAGTGTAGACGCAGGTAACACACACTGCTGTCGGCGGCTCCATACCATTTGCGTCTCTTGACTTGTTCACCTGCTCAGTATTAACAGCGGAGGAAGCTTTGCTGTGTAACTTCTGTTTTTCAAGTGTGAGCCCTGCCGGAGGAATGGACTcgcaagggtcagacatgacttaacgacccGACCACCACCACCCCGGGAGGAAAGCAGGTCTCGGGGTCGGACGCCTAGGATCGGATTGCCACTTTCTTGCAGCAGCCAGGGGGGCACCAGCCCGCCCCAGCAGCTGCCTGCAGTGTAAGGCAGGGGACGTGGGGCGGGAGTGGTGGCCGCTGTGGCCACTTTTCTCCAGgtctttcttctgccttttagGGGACTAGTCACCCCCACATTTTGGCACCTGGGCTCCCAGCTGGACACGTCATTCCTCATCTCCCTGGCAAGAGACACAACCAACTTGATTGTGTCTGGTCTGTGGGCTGAGCTCAGCTGGGGTCCACAGCTTGAAGGTCTTGCCCCTGGGAACAATGCCCACCTCTGCTGGGAAATGGCAGCCATCAGAACATCCTGGAAGCCTCCTGTTCAGCATGGCAGGGTCAGCATTAGCACAGGGTTGCCCAGCCCAGGCTAACGAGGTCACAGTCACCTTTGTCTTCCCTAAGCTGCCTTATGTGGGCGCTCTGTTACTGGAGCTTAGCCTGCCTGCAGCTGGACCGACCCAGAGAGGGGTTCACTGGAACCATTCAGAACAGAGCCAGTGGGACAGATGCACTGACTCGATGAGGGAGGAGGACCGAGGACACTGGCTCCCGGGACTGGAGACGGAGAAGGTGAGGAGAAGCAGCGTTGTACGTGTGTTTATGTGCCGTGCCGATGCCCAACCATCTCTGAGCGCTTATCTCTGATATGCCTGGGCCACACTTGCGGCTTCTCGGGTGCATCTTAGGGAAAAGTACCTCTTAGAACTATTGCCTTAGACGCAGATGTAATCCAAAGCGAAAAGGCACTGGTAACAGGGATCTCTTGAGTCTCTGGAGTAACCAGCGTTGTTCTCAGCTGGGACTGGGAAGTGGAGCAGGTGGCGGCGGTAGGGAGTGAGAATGAATGGGAAAGACCTCGACCCAAGTGCAAgttgagtgttagtcgctcagtcgtgcccgactctttgtgaccccatggcctgcagcccgtcagactcctctgtccatgagattttccaggcaaggatactgcattgggttgccatttccttctccaggagatcttcccaacccagggatcgaacccgggtctcctgcactgcgggcagattctttaccaactgagctacaagggaagcccaagtagatATTAAATCTGAACCTTGGTGAATCCAGCCCATACTGGGCACTTAGGATGAGCTGGGCCCTTGCTCAACTCGAGACATGGGGTAAATGGAACCCAGCTCTGTCCCCAGGGAACTCCAGTCTCCGTTGGTGAGTTGGA
Coding sequences:
- the LOC138081111 gene encoding 14-3-3 protein theta; protein product: MEKTELIQKAKLAEQAERYDDMATCMKAVTEQGAELSNEERNLLSVAYKNVVGGRRSAWRVISSIEQKTDTSDKKLQLIKDYREKVESELRSICTTVLELLDKYLIANATNPESKVFYLKMKGDYFRYLAEVACGDDRKQTIDNSQGAYQEAFDISKKEMQPTHPIRLGLALNFSVFYYEILNNPELACTLAKTAFDEAIAELDTLNEDSYKDSTLIMQLLRDNLTLWTSDSAGEECDAAEGAEN